TAGCGTAACCCAAGCGAACTACTGCCGTGTGTAGGCAGCCGATGGGGTGCCGGGCCAAATGACGAGCATCACGAGGCCCGAGGGAGGAGGCGGCCGGAGGCGTACGCAGTTTGTACGTTGAGGACCGCCGACGACCGAGAACGAAGTGAGGCGATGTCAGTTGGCCCGGCACTAGGAGGGCGCGTGGAGATCCGCGGGAAGGTGGCCCTGGTAACCGGCAGCGGGCGCCGGGTGGGCCGGGCCATCGCAACCGCCCTGGCCTCCCGGGGGTGCCACCTCGTCCTCCACTACCGGACCGCGGCGGCGGAGGCCCGGGCGCTCGCCGCCGAGGCGGCGCGACTGGGGGTGAAGGCGGTCCCGGCCGGGGCCGACCTGGCCGATCCGGCGGCCGCGGCCCCCCTCGTCCGAGCAGCCGAGGAGGCCTTCGGCCGCCTGGACATCCTGGTGAACAACGCGGCGATCTTCCCCCGCACCCCGCTCGGCGAGGTGACGGCCGAAGCGTGGGATGCGATCTTGGCCGTGAACCTCCGGGCGCCCTTCCTCCTGGCCCAGGCGGCGGCGCCCCTCATGCTCCGGGGCGGCGGGGGGCGGATCGTGAACCTGGCCGACATCTCGGCCGAGCGGCCCTTCCCCGGCTACATCCCCTACTGCGTCTCGAAGGCCGGCCTCATCGCCCTCACGCGGGGCCTGGCCAGGGCGCTGGCCCCGGACGTCCTGGTGAACGCCATCGCGCCCGGGACGGTCCTCTGGCCCGAGGACTACCCGGTGGAGGCGCGGGAGCGGGAGCTCCGCCGGACGCCGCTGCAGCGCACCGGGACACCGGAAGACGTCGCCCGGGCGGTCCTTTTCCTGCTCGAGGGGGCCGACTTCGTGACCGGGCAGGTGCTCGCCCTGGACGGGGGCCGGTCGCTGACCTAGGAGAGTTTCCATGGACAGGCACCCGGTCAAGCCCCAGCACTTCTTCGAGGACCGGTTCGGCCTCTCGCCGCAGAAGATCGGGCGCGTCCTGGGGAACCTCCTGGGCAAGCCGGTGGACTACGGCGACCTCTACTTCGAGTACCGGGTGAGCGAGGGGTTCGCGCTCGAGGAGGGACAGGTCAAGAGGGCCACGCGCAACATCACCCAGGGGGTGGGGGTCCGCGCCACGGCGGAGGAGAAGACCGGCTACGCCTTCTCCGACGAGATCACGGTGGAGCGCGTGGAGCTGGCGGCCCGCACCGCCCGGGCCATCGCCGAGCGGGCCGGGGGGACAGGGCCGGTGCCCGTCGCCCTCCCGGGGGGCCGCCCCCACAGTCTCTACCCCATCGCCCGCCCGCCGACGGAGGCCAGCCTGCCCGAGAAGCTCAGTCTCCTCGAGCAGGTAGACCGGGTGGCCCGCAGCGTGGATCCCCGGGTCACCCAGGTGATGGCCTCCTTCACCGCGGAGCACAAGATCGTCCTGGTGGCCACCGCCGACGGCCTGGCCGTGGGGGACATCCAGCCCCTCACCCGCCTCCAGGTCACCTGCATCGCCGAGGCGGGCGGCCGGCGGGAGATCGGGAGCTTCGGCGGGGGGGGCCGGGCGGAGTTCGGCTTCTTCCTGGAGGGGGAGCGCTTCGCCCGGTACGCGCGGGAGGCGGCCCGCCAGGCCCTGCTCAACCTCGAGGCGGTGGAGGCCCCGGCGGGAACCTTCACGGTCGTCCTGGGGCCGGGCTGGCCGGGCATTGTGCTCCACGAGGCGGTGGGGCACGGGCTCGAGGCCGACTTCAACCGGAAGGGGACCTCGGCGTTCACCGGGCGCATCGGGGAGCGGGTCGCTTCCCCCCTCTGCACCGTGGTGGACGACGGCACCCTGCCGGGGCGGCGAGGCTCCCTCAACGTGGATGACGAGGGGACCCCCACTTCCCGGACGGTTCTGATCGAGAACGGGATCCTGCGCGGCTACCTCCAGGACCGCCTGAATGCCGCGCTGATGAGGATGCCCCTGACGGGCAACGGCCGCCGGGAGTCCTATGCCCACATCCCCATGCCCCGGATGACGAACACCTTCATGCTGGCCGGGACCACGCCGCCCGAGGAGATCCTCCGCTCGGTCAAGCACGGCCTCTACGCTGTCTCCTTCGGGGGGGGCCAGGTGGACATCACCAGCGGGAAGTTCGTCTTCTCCGCGAGCGAGGCGTATCTCATAGAGGACGGGAGGATCACCGTCCC
The window above is part of the Candidatus Methylomirabilis sp. genome. Proteins encoded here:
- a CDS encoding SDR family oxidoreductase, with the protein product MEIRGKVALVTGSGRRVGRAIATALASRGCHLVLHYRTAAAEARALAAEAARLGVKAVPAGADLADPAAAAPLVRAAEEAFGRLDILVNNAAIFPRTPLGEVTAEAWDAILAVNLRAPFLLAQAAAPLMLRGGGGRIVNLADISAERPFPGYIPYCVSKAGLIALTRGLARALAPDVLVNAIAPGTVLWPEDYPVEARERELRRTPLQRTGTPEDVARAVLFLLEGADFVTGQVLALDGGRSLT
- the tldD gene encoding metalloprotease TldD translates to MDRHPVKPQHFFEDRFGLSPQKIGRVLGNLLGKPVDYGDLYFEYRVSEGFALEEGQVKRATRNITQGVGVRATAEEKTGYAFSDEITVERVELAARTARAIAERAGGTGPVPVALPGGRPHSLYPIARPPTEASLPEKLSLLEQVDRVARSVDPRVTQVMASFTAEHKIVLVATADGLAVGDIQPLTRLQVTCIAEAGGRREIGSFGGGGRAEFGFFLEGERFARYAREAARQALLNLEAVEAPAGTFTVVLGPGWPGIVLHEAVGHGLEADFNRKGTSAFTGRIGERVASPLCTVVDDGTLPGRRGSLNVDDEGTPTSRTVLIENGILRGYLQDRLNAALMRMPLTGNGRRESYAHIPMPRMTNTFMLAGTTPPEEILRSVKHGLYAVSFGGGQVDITSGKFVFSASEAYLIEDGRITVPVKGATLIGNGPDVLTRVTMVGNDLALDEGIGTCGKDGQSVPVGVGLPTIRIDGITVGGTAAR